A genomic segment from Desulfurobacterium pacificum encodes:
- a CDS encoding thioredoxin family protein produces the protein MTISETLMHVAAVFFDIVFVIFVTYIVFVIGLRVYWNFKSKRMKGKELPVLEGEFARLKKGKGVIYFYAPNCRPCKMVEPVIKKLSKEFKKVHFVRVNVAENPEMARKFGILATPAVIVTKDGKMEDVLLGPVTEGTLRSKL, from the coding sequence ATGACTATTTCTGAAACGCTTATGCACGTTGCAGCTGTGTTTTTTGACATCGTTTTCGTGATTTTCGTTACCTATATCGTTTTTGTAATTGGTTTGAGGGTTTACTGGAATTTTAAGTCTAAGAGAATGAAGGGGAAGGAATTACCTGTTTTGGAAGGGGAATTCGCCAGATTGAAGAAAGGTAAAGGTGTTATCTACTTTTATGCGCCTAACTGTAGACCGTGCAAAATGGTTGAGCCTGTAATAAAGAAGCTTTCTAAAGAGTTTAAAAAGGTTCATTTTGTTAGGGTTAACGTTGCTGAAAATCCGGAAATGGCAAGAAAGTTTGGAATTTTAGCTACGCCAGCTGTAATAGTTACGAAGGACGGTAAGATGGAGGATGTTTTACTTGGTCCTGTTACGGAAGGAACGTTAAGGAGCAAACTTTGA
- a CDS encoding Uma2 family endonuclease, with translation MNLAIKYLPKYTIKDYEKWKGDWELIEGIAYALSSPSFKHQRIAGKLFRFLDEALEKSCKNCIVGIDTDYVIDEHTVVRPDVFVTCDKVENKLLKAPQIIFEIVSETTSDRDEGLKKELYERERVEYYVLVYPELKKARIFKLINGKYQKIFEATEDKYNFEVRNCKFSLDFSKVWS, from the coding sequence ATGAATTTAGCGATAAAATACCTCCCGAAATACACAATTAAAGACTACGAAAAGTGGAAAGGAGACTGGGAACTCATAGAGGGAATAGCTTACGCTCTTTCTTCCCCTTCCTTTAAACATCAGAGAATAGCGGGGAAACTCTTTCGCTTTTTAGACGAAGCGCTGGAAAAGAGCTGTAAAAACTGCATCGTCGGCATAGACACAGATTACGTAATAGACGAACACACAGTTGTAAGACCCGACGTTTTCGTAACCTGCGACAAAGTGGAGAATAAGCTTTTAAAAGCCCCCCAAATCATTTTTGAGATAGTTTCAGAAACTACAAGCGACAGAGATGAAGGACTAAAAAAAGAACTCTACGAAAGAGAAAGAGTGGAATATTACGTTTTAGTCTATCCCGAACTAAAAAAAGCAAGAATCTTCAAACTAATAAATGGCAAGTATCAGAAAATCTTTGAAGCAACGGAAGATAAATACAACTTTGAAGTAAGAAACTGCAAATTCTCTTTAGATTTCTCCAAAGTGTGGAGTTAG
- the cydB gene encoding cytochrome d ubiquinol oxidase subunit II — MHFDLPTIWAILVTVLIAGYIITDGFDLGVGILHTIIAKTDIERRVMLNAIGPVWDGNEVWFITAGGAAFAAFPELYAALFSSLYIALFVVLLALIYRAVSFEFRSKEESEGWKKFWDQSIFWSSLIVALLIGVAIGNILAGIPIVNSAIKGDMLHGFVYAERFPISFINLVNPFKFHGLYGLLVGITTVLFVILHGVSWLLWKTEGEIAERARNIALKLWLPFVVMYVVCTALAYEISFKVNDAAAAKKFLALPDDMFNQIASMLHNGVLEHALFRFPAIEIALIVLAALSAVGYLLAVKSMNGARAFLFSTLTFLFAGFAVMFGAYPLAVPSSVGLEHSITIYNGCSSQLTLTVMLVAALIFTPIVIAYQAWVYKMFLFKISPETIRREIEEAGEH; from the coding sequence ATGCATTTTGATTTGCCTACTATATGGGCGATATTGGTAACAGTTCTGATTGCAGGATACATAATTACCGATGGTTTTGACCTTGGTGTGGGTATCCTCCATACGATAATAGCCAAAACAGATATTGAAAGAAGAGTAATGCTTAACGCTATTGGTCCTGTATGGGACGGTAACGAAGTTTGGTTCATTACAGCTGGTGGTGCAGCATTTGCTGCCTTTCCAGAGCTTTACGCTGCGCTGTTCAGCTCTCTCTACATAGCTCTCTTTGTTGTTCTTCTCGCGCTTATTTACAGGGCTGTTTCCTTTGAATTTAGAAGTAAAGAAGAGAGTGAAGGTTGGAAGAAGTTTTGGGACCAGAGCATTTTCTGGTCTTCTTTGATAGTAGCTCTTCTTATAGGTGTTGCTATTGGAAATATCTTGGCAGGGATTCCAATTGTAAATAGTGCAATAAAAGGAGATATGTTGCACGGCTTCGTTTACGCTGAGAGATTCCCAATTAGCTTTATTAACCTGGTTAATCCGTTCAAGTTCCACGGACTTTACGGTTTACTTGTTGGTATAACAACGGTATTGTTCGTTATCCTTCATGGTGTTTCCTGGCTTTTATGGAAAACAGAGGGAGAAATTGCAGAAAGGGCGAGAAATATTGCTCTCAAACTATGGCTTCCATTTGTAGTTATGTACGTTGTGTGTACAGCGCTTGCTTATGAGATTTCTTTCAAAGTGAATGATGCTGCAGCAGCCAAAAAATTCCTTGCATTACCTGATGATATGTTTAACCAGATAGCTTCTATGCTTCATAACGGCGTTCTTGAACATGCACTTTTCAGATTTCCTGCTATTGAAATTGCGTTAATTGTATTGGCTGCTCTTTCTGCCGTTGGATACCTGTTGGCTGTAAAGAGCATGAATGGAGCGAGAGCTTTTCTGTTCTCTACGCTTACATTCCTCTTCGCAGGATTTGCTGTAATGTTTGGTGCTTACCCATTGGCTGTTCCTTCCAGTGTTGGTTTAGAACATTCCATTACTATCTATAACGGTTGTTCCAGCCAACTTACACTTACTGTAATGCTTGTTGCTGCGCTCATCTTTACTCCTATTGTTATTGCTTATCAGGCTTGGGTTTATAAGATGTTCCTATTTAAGATTTCTCCTGAAACAATTAGGAGAGAGATTGAAGAAGCAGGAGAACACTAA
- a CDS encoding MBL fold metallo-hydrolase RNA specificity domain-containing protein: MKITFNGAAKTVTGSCHLIETDDVKFLLDCGLFQGKDEVEELNRRFSFEPEEIDFVILSHGHLDHCGRLPLLVKRGFRGRIFATKGTIDIARLILMDAAQVMEENLKTENRRRLREGLPLKELLYTLDDVFDVFDFFVPVKYCEWQEVKGIRFRLKDAGHILCSSFIELEIEGRRVLFSGDVGAKGKPLIKEPEVPEKSDVVLIETTYGDREHKSYEESVKEFEEAVLETFKRGGVVLIPTFALERAQDVIYLLKKMYEEGKLPKCKVFVDSPLAISITRVFKRHRECLRENVRSRDIFDFPYLEFTRTVEESKRINEYRGVGVIIAGNGMCTGGRILHHLKHRLWDKRNSIIFVGYQAEGTLGREIVEGAKKVKIFNEKVAVKAKVYTINGFSSHAGRSELFNWLKGGVKENSRVFLVHGEERAANSFAALVRSRLNLQPAIPELFSSFNL, from the coding sequence TTGAAGATAACGTTTAATGGAGCTGCAAAAACTGTTACGGGAAGCTGTCATCTAATAGAAACAGATGACGTTAAATTTTTGCTGGATTGTGGTCTTTTTCAGGGAAAAGATGAGGTTGAAGAGCTTAACAGAAGGTTTTCTTTTGAACCGGAGGAAATTGATTTCGTGATACTTTCCCACGGTCATCTTGACCACTGCGGCAGGTTGCCGCTGCTGGTGAAGAGGGGGTTCAGGGGGAGGATTTTTGCAACTAAAGGGACAATAGATATAGCCAGATTGATTTTGATGGACGCTGCTCAGGTTATGGAAGAAAACTTAAAGACCGAGAACAGAAGGCGTTTAAGGGAGGGACTTCCGTTAAAAGAGCTTCTTTATACTCTTGATGATGTGTTTGACGTTTTTGATTTTTTTGTGCCTGTGAAGTATTGTGAATGGCAGGAAGTAAAAGGTATAAGGTTTAGGTTGAAAGATGCAGGTCATATTCTCTGCTCTTCATTTATTGAGCTGGAAATTGAAGGAAGGAGAGTTCTTTTTAGTGGCGATGTGGGAGCTAAGGGTAAACCTTTAATAAAAGAGCCTGAAGTTCCTGAGAAGAGTGACGTTGTTTTGATTGAGACCACTTACGGAGATAGAGAACATAAGTCTTATGAAGAGTCGGTTAAGGAGTTTGAAGAAGCTGTTTTAGAAACCTTTAAGAGAGGGGGAGTAGTTCTTATTCCTACTTTTGCTCTTGAGAGAGCGCAGGACGTTATTTACTTGCTTAAAAAGATGTATGAGGAAGGGAAATTGCCTAAATGTAAGGTTTTTGTGGATTCACCTTTAGCTATTTCTATAACGAGGGTTTTTAAAAGGCATAGAGAGTGTTTGAGAGAAAACGTTAGAAGTAGAGATATTTTTGATTTCCCTTACCTTGAGTTTACGAGGACTGTTGAGGAGTCTAAAAGGATTAACGAGTATAGAGGTGTGGGAGTTATTATTGCTGGGAATGGGATGTGTACGGGGGGGCGGATTTTGCACCACTTAAAACATCGCCTGTGGGATAAGAGAAATTCCATTATCTTTGTGGGTTATCAGGCTGAAGGAACGTTAGGTAGAGAGATAGTGGAAGGAGCAAAGAAAGTTAAAATTTTTAACGAAAAAGTTGCCGTTAAAGCTAAGGTTTATACTATAAATGGATTTTCTTCCCACGCCGGACGTTCTGAACTTTTTAATTGGTTGAAAGGAGGAGTAAAAGAAAATTCCAGAGTGTTTTTGGTTCATGGAGAGGAAAGGGCAGCTAACTCTTTTGCCGCCCTTGTAAGGTCAAGGTTAAACTTGCAACCTGCTATTCCAGAATTGTTTTCTTCTTTTAATCTTTGA
- a CDS encoding PIN domain-containing protein: MTKQIKAFFDTNILAYEFDSRNTTKQEIASTLLTQWRTSGRIVISTQVLQELFVVLTKKLKPPLKESIAKEVIKTYSEFPVVIVNPNLILKAISIKERHKFSFWDSLILSTAIEAKCSILFTEDLSHGTVIEGVQIINPFLKEEKR; encoded by the coding sequence ATGACTAAACAGATAAAAGCCTTCTTTGACACGAATATCCTCGCTTATGAGTTTGACAGCAGAAATACAACAAAACAAGAAATAGCTTCAACTTTGCTAACGCAATGGAGAACAAGTGGACGTATAGTAATTTCCACTCAAGTTTTACAGGAGTTATTCGTTGTCTTAACTAAAAAACTTAAACCACCACTAAAAGAATCAATCGCCAAAGAAGTAATCAAAACCTACAGTGAATTTCCTGTAGTAATCGTTAACCCAAACCTTATATTAAAAGCAATTTCAATAAAGGAAAGACATAAGTTTTCTTTTTGGGACTCACTAATTCTTTCTACTGCCATTGAAGCTAAATGTTCTATTCTTTTTACCGAAGATTTATCACACGGAACAGTTATAGAAGGAGTTCAAATTATTAATCCCTTCCTAAAGGAGGAAAAGCGATGA
- the hfq gene encoding RNA chaperone Hfq yields MNLQDAYLNRLRKEKIPVSVFLSKGTRLQGVITFFDQFTILLENGNSQQLVYKHSIATIVPSRPVKNLFKEQEENKNG; encoded by the coding sequence ATGAACCTTCAAGACGCATATCTTAACCGCCTCAGAAAAGAAAAAATACCTGTAAGCGTATTCCTGTCAAAAGGCACCAGACTTCAAGGCGTTATTACTTTTTTTGACCAGTTCACCATTCTTCTTGAAAACGGCAATTCCCAGCAGTTAGTTTACAAACACTCCATAGCTACAATCGTTCCATCCAGACCCGTTAAAAACCTCTTCAAAGAACAGGAAGAAAACAAAAATGGATAA
- the miaA gene encoding tRNA (adenosine(37)-N6)-dimethylallyltransferase MiaA, protein MEKPLIIITGPTATGKTDFSIKLAEEIGGEVISADSMQVYKGLDIGTDKVSKEIREKIPHHLIDVITPDKPFSVADFVKLSDQAIEEIRKKNKYPIVVGGTGFYIKALLYGIPQTPPSDKKLREQLLSQPTEKLYEKLLKIDPEYAQKIGRNDKKRIVRALEVYEITGKPITSFKPFSSTPRYEFLGYFLYRNRDELYKRIENRVDSQIERGLIEETKWLLQFGKDTTAFQALGYKEILEYLEGKRPLEEAVQLLKKRTKQFAKRQFTWFKKEPKFKWINMSQIPEDKIMKLIKQHLKLYEGKNERKNHT, encoded by the coding sequence ATGGAAAAACCTCTAATAATTATTACAGGACCTACAGCAACAGGAAAGACAGACTTCTCAATAAAACTTGCAGAGGAAATCGGCGGAGAGGTTATCTCCGCCGATTCAATGCAGGTCTATAAAGGTTTAGACATAGGTACAGACAAAGTCTCAAAAGAAATAAGAGAAAAAATCCCCCACCACCTCATCGACGTCATCACTCCAGACAAACCCTTTTCCGTTGCAGACTTCGTAAAACTGTCAGACCAAGCAATAGAAGAAATCAGAAAAAAGAACAAATACCCGATAGTAGTCGGCGGAACCGGCTTCTATATAAAAGCTCTCCTCTACGGCATCCCTCAAACACCTCCTTCAGACAAAAAATTAAGAGAACAACTCCTATCTCAACCAACAGAAAAACTCTACGAAAAACTGCTCAAGATAGACCCAGAATACGCGCAAAAAATCGGCAGAAACGACAAAAAACGCATCGTAAGAGCTTTAGAGGTTTACGAAATAACAGGAAAGCCGATAACCTCTTTTAAACCATTTAGTTCAACTCCCCGCTACGAATTTTTAGGCTACTTCCTCTACCGAAACCGCGACGAACTCTACAAAAGAATAGAAAACAGAGTTGACTCACAAATAGAAAGAGGATTAATAGAAGAAACAAAGTGGCTTCTACAATTTGGCAAAGACACGACAGCCTTCCAAGCTTTAGGCTACAAAGAAATACTAGAATACCTCGAAGGCAAACGCCCCCTTGAAGAAGCCGTACAGCTCCTCAAAAAAAGAACAAAACAATTCGCCAAACGGCAGTTTACCTGGTTCAAAAAAGAACCTAAATTTAAGTGGATAAACATGTCACAAATCCCCGAAGATAAAATTATGAAACTCATAAAACAGCATTTAAAACTTTACGAGGGGAAAAATGAGCGTAAAAATCACACTTGA
- a CDS encoding Rqc2 family fibronectin-binding protein — MDYLYLQKTVKELNKLFKAQRIKEITNSENGISITFSNKKTLNVYLGYPNAIFISDKKFSDFKTFSSAEKLTVKEFKLPVKDRVLELELLKISLSGKIQKLFLILELTGKTANAFLLNENRKIVATLKKVETSVRNVSVGEAYQFPPNDKKEIEEIQFGKVTPEGIEKQLHKFVKGISPLNSKEIAFIFRKTNNLIEAYRIFLEKHENSQNPHLYRQNDKIKYLTTFKYESLRDYEGEKIEAEYPFLEAWKILYIEKVENETLKNVKRKLLERLNKKLHSLQKELSEVSNPESIKSEALHYKKLGELLKYNLYAVNKGETKIKTYDYETEKEIEIPIDPTLSPQENLERYFKQYKKLINKYEHSFKRKEELLKEIKQINNLIDVIEKAENIKELPLLETESSKAQKNKELPFRIYTLPTGKKLLIGKNSNGNETITFKIARPWDLWFHVKDIPGSHVILMREKNEPPTKEELELSASAAVFFSKARNGGKVKVDYVEVKNLKKPPKSKAGFVIYRGEKSVLIDDKPFREFLKGED; from the coding sequence ATGGATTACTTATACCTACAAAAAACGGTTAAGGAACTAAATAAACTCTTCAAAGCTCAGAGGATAAAAGAAATTACAAATTCCGAAAACGGCATATCTATCACCTTTTCAAACAAAAAAACTCTAAACGTTTATTTAGGATATCCAAACGCAATCTTCATAAGCGATAAAAAATTCAGCGACTTTAAAACGTTCAGTAGCGCCGAAAAATTAACGGTAAAAGAATTCAAGCTTCCAGTGAAAGATAGGGTATTAGAGTTAGAACTTCTAAAAATTTCCCTATCTGGAAAAATCCAAAAACTTTTTCTTATACTTGAACTAACAGGAAAAACAGCCAACGCATTTCTTCTAAACGAAAACAGGAAAATAGTAGCAACGCTAAAAAAGGTAGAAACATCGGTAAGAAACGTATCTGTCGGAGAAGCCTATCAATTTCCACCTAACGACAAGAAAGAAATAGAAGAAATACAATTCGGAAAAGTAACACCTGAAGGAATAGAAAAACAACTCCACAAATTCGTGAAAGGAATATCACCACTTAATTCAAAAGAGATAGCTTTCATCTTCAGGAAAACAAACAACTTAATTGAAGCTTACAGAATCTTCCTTGAAAAACACGAAAACTCCCAAAATCCCCACCTCTACCGCCAAAACGACAAAATCAAATACCTCACAACTTTTAAGTACGAATCTTTAAGAGATTACGAAGGAGAAAAAATAGAAGCAGAATACCCATTTTTAGAAGCCTGGAAAATCTTATATATAGAAAAAGTTGAAAACGAAACGCTCAAAAACGTCAAAAGAAAACTCTTAGAACGCCTAAACAAAAAACTCCACTCGCTCCAGAAAGAACTATCAGAAGTAAGCAACCCGGAAAGCATAAAGTCAGAAGCACTTCATTACAAAAAATTGGGAGAACTCCTCAAGTACAACCTGTACGCCGTAAACAAAGGAGAAACAAAAATAAAAACTTACGACTACGAAACTGAAAAAGAAATTGAAATTCCCATTGACCCCACACTATCCCCACAAGAAAACTTGGAACGTTATTTCAAGCAGTATAAAAAATTAATCAACAAATACGAACACTCTTTCAAAAGGAAAGAAGAACTCCTAAAAGAGATAAAACAGATAAACAACTTAATAGACGTAATTGAGAAAGCGGAAAATATAAAGGAACTCCCTCTATTAGAAACAGAATCATCAAAAGCTCAAAAAAACAAAGAACTACCATTCCGAATCTACACTCTTCCCACAGGAAAAAAACTCTTGATAGGTAAAAACAGCAATGGAAATGAAACAATAACGTTTAAAATTGCAAGACCCTGGGACTTATGGTTTCACGTCAAAGACATTCCAGGTTCTCACGTTATCTTGATGCGAGAAAAGAATGAACCCCCAACTAAAGAAGAATTAGAACTATCAGCATCTGCAGCAGTTTTCTTCAGCAAAGCAAGAAACGGCGGAAAAGTTAAGGTTGATTACGTGGAAGTGAAAAACCTGAAAAAACCACCAAAAAGCAAAGCTGGCTTTGTTATCTACAGAGGAGAGAAAAGCGTTTTAATAGATGACAAACCTTTTAGAGAGTTTTTGAAAGGGGAGGACTAA
- the leuS gene encoding leucine--tRNA ligase, with translation MKYNFKDIEKKWQKVWEEKKVFKTQPDNSKEKYYVLEMFPYPSGKIHMGHVRNYSIGDVIARFMRMKGYNVLHPMGWDAFGLPAENAAIKSGVHPKEWTLSNIEHMKKELKSLGFSYDWDREIATCTPEYYKWNQWIFLKMLEKGIAYRAKASVNWCPSCQTVLANEQVDDEGRCWRCGTTVEQREIDSWFLKITDYAEELLEDLKLLENHWPQPVITMQKNWIGKSIGARISFEVPEKGKTVEVFTTRPDTLFGVTYIVLAPEHPLTLELSKGTPQEEEVKAFVEKMRKTEKRKRTTGELEKEGVFLGVHAVHPLTGEKIPLYSANFVLMDYGTGAVMSVPAHDQRDFEFAKKYNLPIKVVITPEGKELKAEELESAYTEPGILINSGEFTGMKSEEAKKKITEKLEELSKGKREVQYRLRDWNISRQRYWGTPIPVIHCPKCGIVPVPEDQLPVKLPENAPLIGEGRSPLARVPEFVNVKCPKCGSDAKRDTDTMDTFFDSSWYFLRYCSPKEETLPFKPEEAAYYMVVDQYIGGIEHAVLHLLYSRFFTKVLRDLGLLKCPENHSQKEFFKKGEPFQNLLTQGMVNKRWTSIKNLLKGYNLTEESPLKELIKAVLGKEADFSETIGEFMKKHHLTIGDNVKLFFETDEIKPYVDDLESLLSKLEERFGEVSKMSKSKHNIVNPGEMIEKYGADATRLYILFAAPPESEFEWKTEGIEGAYRFLKRVFQLISDNLQLFKEEQNGKLSKNGKDLRRKTHQTLEKVTEELSGRFKFNTAIASIMELVNAISSFKPETEGDRKALKEALELTIIMLSPFTPHIAEELWQLTGHKTLLSETSWPQVDKSALKVDEIEIPVQINGKVRDKITIPADADENTVKEIALSSEKVRKYTEGKEIKKFIYVPGRLANIVVK, from the coding sequence ATGAAATACAACTTTAAAGATATAGAAAAAAAATGGCAAAAAGTCTGGGAAGAAAAAAAAGTCTTCAAAACACAACCCGACAACAGCAAAGAGAAGTACTACGTTCTTGAAATGTTTCCCTACCCATCCGGAAAAATCCACATGGGACACGTCCGCAACTACTCCATCGGCGACGTAATAGCAAGATTTATGAGAATGAAAGGATACAACGTCCTTCACCCAATGGGATGGGACGCATTCGGTCTTCCAGCAGAAAACGCTGCAATCAAAAGCGGCGTTCATCCAAAAGAGTGGACACTCTCAAACATAGAACACATGAAGAAAGAACTTAAAAGCCTCGGTTTTTCATACGACTGGGACAGAGAAATAGCAACCTGCACTCCTGAATACTACAAGTGGAATCAATGGATATTCTTAAAGATGCTTGAAAAAGGCATCGCCTACAGAGCAAAAGCTTCCGTGAACTGGTGTCCTTCCTGCCAAACCGTTTTAGCAAACGAACAGGTTGATGACGAAGGTAGGTGCTGGCGCTGCGGAACTACAGTAGAACAGAGAGAAATAGACAGCTGGTTCTTAAAAATAACCGACTACGCTGAAGAACTCCTTGAAGACTTAAAACTCCTTGAAAACCATTGGCCCCAACCTGTAATAACGATGCAGAAAAACTGGATAGGTAAAAGTATCGGAGCAAGAATTTCCTTTGAAGTTCCGGAAAAAGGTAAAACAGTAGAAGTATTCACAACAAGACCGGACACCCTTTTCGGCGTTACGTATATCGTTTTAGCACCAGAACACCCGCTAACGTTAGAACTATCAAAAGGAACGCCTCAGGAAGAGGAAGTAAAAGCTTTCGTTGAAAAAATGAGAAAAACAGAAAAGAGAAAGAGAACAACAGGTGAATTAGAAAAAGAAGGCGTATTTTTAGGTGTTCACGCCGTTCATCCTTTAACAGGCGAAAAAATCCCCCTCTACTCCGCCAACTTCGTCCTCATGGATTACGGAACAGGCGCCGTCATGTCCGTTCCCGCCCACGACCAAAGAGACTTTGAATTTGCAAAAAAATACAACCTCCCGATAAAAGTCGTTATAACGCCTGAAGGCAAAGAACTAAAGGCAGAAGAATTAGAGTCAGCCTACACAGAACCAGGTATTCTAATTAATTCCGGCGAATTCACCGGAATGAAAAGCGAAGAAGCAAAGAAAAAAATAACCGAAAAACTTGAAGAATTAAGCAAAGGAAAAAGAGAAGTCCAATACCGTTTAAGAGACTGGAACATCTCAAGACAAAGATACTGGGGAACGCCAATACCCGTTATCCACTGCCCCAAGTGCGGAATAGTGCCAGTCCCAGAAGACCAGCTCCCCGTCAAACTTCCAGAAAACGCTCCTCTAATCGGCGAAGGAAGGTCACCCCTTGCCCGCGTTCCGGAATTCGTAAACGTTAAATGCCCAAAATGCGGTAGCGATGCAAAAAGAGATACAGACACAATGGACACCTTCTTTGACTCATCGTGGTACTTCCTCCGCTACTGCTCTCCAAAGGAAGAAACGCTACCCTTCAAACCAGAAGAAGCAGCTTACTACATGGTAGTTGACCAATACATCGGCGGAATAGAACACGCCGTCCTGCACCTCCTTTACTCAAGGTTCTTCACAAAGGTTTTAAGAGATTTAGGACTCCTCAAATGTCCAGAAAATCACTCCCAAAAAGAGTTTTTCAAAAAAGGCGAACCGTTCCAAAACCTCTTAACGCAAGGAATGGTCAACAAGCGCTGGACAAGCATTAAAAACCTTCTTAAAGGCTACAACCTGACAGAAGAATCACCGCTAAAAGAGCTGATAAAAGCCGTTTTAGGCAAAGAAGCAGACTTCAGCGAAACAATCGGCGAATTCATGAAAAAGCATCACCTCACGATAGGAGACAACGTAAAACTCTTCTTTGAAACAGACGAAATTAAACCATACGTGGACGATTTAGAATCTCTCCTTTCTAAACTGGAAGAGCGCTTCGGCGAAGTCTCAAAAATGAGCAAGTCAAAGCACAACATAGTAAATCCCGGTGAAATGATAGAAAAGTACGGCGCAGATGCAACAAGGCTCTACATACTCTTTGCTGCCCCACCAGAATCAGAGTTTGAATGGAAAACAGAAGGTATAGAAGGTGCGTACAGGTTTTTAAAAAGAGTGTTCCAGCTAATTTCCGACAACCTTCAGCTCTTTAAAGAAGAACAAAACGGCAAACTCTCTAAAAACGGCAAAGACCTAAGAAGAAAAACCCACCAAACCTTAGAAAAAGTAACAGAAGAACTGAGCGGAAGGTTCAAATTCAACACAGCAATAGCCTCAATAATGGAATTAGTAAACGCAATATCTTCCTTTAAACCAGAAACAGAAGGCGACAGAAAAGCCCTCAAAGAAGCCCTTGAACTGACAATAATAATGCTCTCCCCATTCACTCCCCACATAGCAGAAGAACTTTGGCAACTTACAGGTCACAAAACGCTGCTATCAGAAACGTCTTGGCCCCAAGTTGACAAGTCAGCTCTAAAAGTTGATGAGATAGAAATTCCTGTTCAGATAAACGGCAAAGTAAGAGACAAGATTACAATCCCTGCTGACGCAGACGAAAACACAGTTAAAGAAATAGCTCTATCTTCAGAAAAGGTGCGCAAATACACTGAAGGCAAAGAAATCAAAAAGTTCATATACGTCCCGGGCAGATTGGCAAACATAGTGGTGAAGTGA